Within the Enterobacter roggenkampii genome, the region CGCCAGCGCGCTGTCGACTATCTCCTGCATCGCCTGCAGATAAAATGATTCACCCGGGCCGCTGCGCCGCGCGGGTAGCGTAATCACCAGCGCATCGACGTTCATCAGCGTGTCCAGATCGTCCGCATCACACACCAGTTCCGGCTCCAGACGCAGTTCAACGCCCTCAATACCGCACATGCGCGCCGCTTCGACCCCATCTCGGGTGGTCTTGCTCCCGGTCACCTGCCAGCCTTTCGCGGCTAATGACATCGCCAGCGGCATTCCCAGCCATCCTAAACCGACAATCGCGACCTTTTTCATGCGAATTCTCCTGACTCTCACTCGTCTTTCATAAGGCTACGCCAGCCCGGCAGAACACACAATTCATAGCATCAATATGAAATGAATTAATGATCAAAAAAAGCCCTTGCAATATGTCGCACAACTGGTTTAGGTTAAAAGACATCAAATGAATAAGCATTCATCGAGAATTTATATGACACGCGTTCAATTTAAACACCACCATCATCACCATCATCCTGACTAGTCTTTCAGGCGATGTGTGCTGGAAGACGTTTGGATCTTCCAGTGGTGCATGAACGCATGAAAAAGCCCCCGGAAGATCTTCTTCCGGGGGCTTTTTTTTGGACCGAATTCAGACAGGTTAAAACAGGTTAACGAGGAATAAAGAATGTTAGATAACTCACGTTTACGCATAGCTATTCAAAAATCAGGCCGTTTAAGTGACGATTCACGCGAACTGCTGGCCCGCTGCGGGATTAAAATTAACCTGCACACCCAGCGCCTGATTGCTCTGGCTGAAAACATGCCCATCGACATTCTGCGCGTGCGTGATGACGATATTCCCGGCCTGGTGATGGATGGCGTCGTTGACCTTGGCATCATCGGTGAAAACGTGCTGGAAGAAGAGCTGCTGACCCGCCGCGCGCAGGGCGAAGACCCGCGTTACTTCACCCTGCGTCGTCTGGACTTCGGCGGCTGCCGCCTGTCGCTGGCGACGCCGGTTGATGAAGCGTGGGACGGCCCAGCCGCGCTGAACGGCAAACGTATCGCCACTTCCTACCCTCACCTGCTAAAGCGCTATCTGGATCAGAAAGGCGTGCAGTTTAAATCCTGTCTGCTGAACGGTTCTGTAGAAGTGGCGCCGCGTGCGGGTCTGGCGGACGCCATCTGTGACCTGGTGTCTACCGGCGCGACGCTGGAAGCGAACGGTCTGCGCGAAGTGGAGGTGATCTACCGCTCCAAAGCGTGCCTGATCCAGCGTGACGGCGAGATGGCCGACGCTAAGCAGCAGCTGATCGACAAACTGCTGACCCGTATTCAGGGCGTGATTCAGGCGCGTGAATCCAAATACATCATGATGCACGCCCCAACCGAGCGTCTGGATGAAGTGATTGCCCTGCTGCCGGGCGCCGAGCGTCCAACCATCCTGCCGCTGGCAGGCGATCAGCAGCGCGTGGCGATGCACATGGTGAGCAGCGAAACCCTGTTCTGGGAAACCATGGAAAAACTGAAGGCGCTGGGCGCAAGCTCCATCCTGGTGCTGCCGATTGAGAAGATGATGGAGTAATAGCCATGAGCTTTAACACAATCATCGACTGGAA harbors:
- the hisL gene encoding his operon leader peptide, giving the protein MTRVQFKHHHHHHHPD
- the hisG gene encoding ATP phosphoribosyltransferase; its protein translation is MLDNSRLRIAIQKSGRLSDDSRELLARCGIKINLHTQRLIALAENMPIDILRVRDDDIPGLVMDGVVDLGIIGENVLEEELLTRRAQGEDPRYFTLRRLDFGGCRLSLATPVDEAWDGPAALNGKRIATSYPHLLKRYLDQKGVQFKSCLLNGSVEVAPRAGLADAICDLVSTGATLEANGLREVEVIYRSKACLIQRDGEMADAKQQLIDKLLTRIQGVIQARESKYIMMHAPTERLDEVIALLPGAERPTILPLAGDQQRVAMHMVSSETLFWETMEKLKALGASSILVLPIEKMME